The window AACTCGTTGAGGGTGATGATCCGCATCCGGTTGCGGTGGTGGTCGACCGCGACGCGGCAGATGCCGGTGTGCTTCGGGTAGAAGAACCACATCCGGTCGAGGCCGAGGACCGCGCCGAGGATGGTGTTCAGCGCCCCGCCGTGGGAGAAGGCGAGGACGCGCTGACCGGCGTGCTTGGTGGTGATCTCGGTGATCGCCTCCATCACCTCGGCCTTGAACGCCGGGTAATCGGTGTTCCAGGCGGAGAGGTCGCCGCGCAGGCAGGCCTTGTAGCGAGGATCGCCGGCCTTCTGGAGGTCCTCGAAGAACAGGTACTCGTCGGAGTGCTTGTCGAACTCCGCGAGGCCGTCGAGCGGGACGACCTCGATGCCGCGGTCGGCGGCGAACGGCGCGGCCGTCTCCATCGCGCGCTTCAGCGGCGAGGAGTAGATCGCGTCGAAGTGCTCGGCCGCGAGGAAGTCGGCGACGGCGCGCGCCTCGGCGCGGCCCCGCTCGGAGAGACCGGGGTCGCTGCGGTCGGGACCGGTGAGTCCGCGTTCGGGCAGGCCGTGCCGGACCAGCACCAGCTCGCCCTGCGGGGCGACCTCGAGACCTCCGGGCTTCGGTTCGTCGCTAATGCCCGCCTCCGACGTACTCCGCCGCAATCGCGTCGGCATCCACCTCGGACACCTCGCCGGCGAAGGAGACGCGGCCGCGGTTGAGCAGGTAGACGTAGTCCGCGACGTCGAGCGCACGCGTGACGTACTGCTCGACGAGCAGCAGCGCGGAGCCCTCCGCGGCCAACCGGCCGAGGAATTCGAAGATCTCGTCGACGATCTTCGGCGCGAGGCCCATCGAGACCTCGTCCAGCAGGACGAACCGCGGCTTCTGGATGTAGGTCCGGGCCAGGGCGAGCATCTGCTGCTCACCGCCGGACATCGTCCCGGCGAGCTGCGCGAGCCGCTCCCCGAGTCGCGGGAACGCGGAGACCGCGCGCTCGATCGACTCCTTCTCCTGGCCGGCCTTGCTCTGCAGGATCAGGTTGTCCCGCACCGTCAGGCTCGGGAAGATGCCTCGCCCCTCGGGCACGTGGCACAGACCCCGCGCGCACAGGTCGTGCGGCGGCATCCCGAGGACCGACTCCCCGCCGAGCACGATGTCCCCGCCCATCGGGCGGATCAGCCCGGAGGCGGCACGCAGGAGGGTCGTCTTGCCCGCGCCGTTCGGCCCGAGCAGGGCGACGATCGAGCCGTCGGGGACGATCAGGTCGACCCCGCGCAGGACCTGGGTGCCGCCGTAGCCGGCGTCGAGCCCGCGAAGTTCGAGCATCAGCCCCTCCGTCGGCCCGCGGTCTGACGCGCACTCACTCCACCGGCCAGGACGGCCAGTTGCGGCGAGGAGTCCGCCTTCGAGTCCGAACGCTGCGCCGGGGCCGACGACCCGTCGATCAGCGCCGCGGCCGCGTTCTCGAGTTTCTTGTCAGCGCCGTAGCAGACCGGCTTGCTGCCGTTCGGGGCGCCGAAGCCCTTGTCGTCCAGCCGCAGGCCGTAGTAGCAGTCGATCGACTTGGCCGGCGAGCCCTTCGTGAACGTGGCACCCGGGGACAGCCCGTCGAGCTTCTCGTTCTTCAGCTGCCAGAGGCCGTCGAGAATCATCTCGGTCGTGATGTTGCCGGCGCGAGCCTTCGCCGACACCTTCTCCATCGCGGCCTCGAGCAGCTTGCCGGCGGCCCAGCCGAGCAGCGTTTGCTGGTCCTCGGGCGACGAGGGAGCCCAGCGCTTGGTCGCGGCGTGGAACTCCTTGATGCCCGGGGTGTCGGTCGTCATGTAGGGCACGACGCCACTGCCGAGGAAGGTCTTGTTGCGGCGCAGACCCGCATCGGCCGCGGCCGCGGCGCTGACCGCGATGGCGCCGGTGGCGATCGTCGGGAAGTAGTTCAGCGACGCGCACGACCGGGCGGCGCGGATGCTGGCCGAGCCGTCGAGGCCGAAGAACAGGATGTTGACGCCGGCCGACTTCATCGTCTGACACTCGGAGGTGAAGTCCGGCTGGGTGAGGGAGACCGCCTGGATCGGCCCGAGGGCCGCCCCCGCGCGCTCCGCGCTCTTCGGGTAGTTGTTCTTCAGACCGGTGCAGATCGAGGCCTCGACGCAGTAGAAGATGCCGGCCTTCAGCGAACCCGACGTCACCTTCGCGGCGTCGACGACGCCACCGTCGTAGGACGTGAGCGGCGTGCCGCCGCTCGGGAACAGGAAGGGACTCTGCACCCAGTCGATGGCCGTGACGTCGCCGCCGACCACCGGAATCTTGTCGCGCTCGGCGGCGGTACGCAGCGCCGCGATGGCGATCGGCACACCGCCGCCGACCATGGCGACGGCGCCGCGGTCCTTCATGATCTGGTTCCAGTTCGAGGAGACGCGCGCCGGGTCGGAGGCGTCGTCGAGCTGGATCAGCTGGACGGGGTGGCACTGCAGACCACCCCGGGCGTTGATGTCCTTCGCCCACACCGCGAGGCCCGTGCGCAGGCCGCCGATGGCCGCGCCCACGAGACCGGAGGACGCGAGCGTCTGGCCGAGGACGACCGGCGCGAGCTGCTGCGTGCAGGCCGTCGACGCGGTGCCGGCGGTACCGCCGGTGCCGCCCTTCGCGCCGGCGTTGGCGCCCGGCTTCGTGCCGGGGCCGGCGTTCGTGCCGGGGGCGGTGGAGGCGCCGGGGTTGACGCCGGGAACCTGCGCCCCCGGGGCGGCCGTGTCGTTGCCCGGAGCGACCGTGCCCGGGTCGACGCCGGGCGCTCCGGCATTTGGGTCCACCGCACCAGGAGCCACGGCGGCACCGGAGTTGTCGCGGGCGGCGTCGACCGGCCCGTATCCGTTGCCCACCGCGGCGACCTGTTCGTGGTCGACGCGGTTGCCGCATCCGGCGACGAGCGCCAGTGCCACCGCGCCGGCGAGGAACGCGGCGCGGGTGGACTTCTGTCGAGACGTCAGGCGAGACATCAGGCGGTACCTCCGAGGGACAGGCGCATCCGGCGCCCGGCGGGGCCTTCCGCGCGAGCGGCGTTTCGCTGGGCGCCGCGGGCGAGCCAGTTGTCGACCCCGCCCTGGGACGCCGCGGCGGCGAAGATCGCGCCGAGACCGAACCCGAGCTGCAGCCACGCGGCTGCGTTCTCCTGGGTGAAGTAGAGGGGGACGACGTACAGCAGGGCCGGGGCGACGAACGCCGCGGTGATCGTGCGGCTGCCGGCGATCGCGAGGACCGCGAGCGCGAGCAGCGACTGGACGTAGTTGAAGGTGTCCTGGGTGACGCCACCGAAGAGCGAGGCGTACAGGCCACCGGAGATGCCGGCGAGGAAACCGGAGATGCAGAACACGATGACGCGGGAGATGTTGACCGACGTGCCGAGCGTGGTGAGCGCGAGCGGGGAGTCCGACATCGCGCGCAGCAGCCGACCGAGGCGGGAGCGTTCGACGGCGAGGACCACCAGCACACCGGCGATCGCCATCGCGAGCAGCAGGTAGTAGTAGTCCTTGTCCTGCTCGAACCCGTCCGGCCGGCGGGTCAGCAGCTGACCGCCACCGAACATGTAGGACTTCGAGTAGGCGAACTGGCTGAGCACGATCCCGAAGCCGAGGGTCGCGAGCGCCAGGTACAGACCGGACAGGCGGATCGCGGGCACCGAGACGATCAGCGCGAGCGGGATGCACCACAGGCCGCCGATCAACAGCGCCAGGAAGAACGGCGCCCCGTTGTTCGCCGAGTGCCCGAACCCGGCGGCACCGACGGCGGCGAAGCCGAAGTGGCACAGCGAGATCTGGCCCGAGGTCCGCACCAGCAGGTGCAGCGAGACGAACAGCAGCACCTGCGTGAGCGCCACGTTGTAGCCGGGGAGCTTCGCGCCGACCACGTGCGGGATCACCAGCAGGACCGCCAGGCCCACGCACAGCGCGCCGATCCGGGCCTGCGGCGGCAGGATGCTCGCCGCCGGCGGACGCGCCCGCACCATGCGGCCGACCTCGACCAGCTTCTTGCGCGGGATGACCAGCAGACCGACGAACAGGACGAGGAACGGAACCGTCAGGCCGAGGCCCTGGAGCTGCTCGTTGCTGCCGGTCGCCTTGCCGATGACGGCCTGCAGGACGCCGACGATGATGCCGCCGACGAACGCCATCGGCAGGTTGGTGAATCGGGCGATCGTCGCGGCGCCGAAGGCCTGGACGACCAGCAGCGAGAGCACGTTGATGTCGAGCTGCGACTGGTTCTGGGCGAACAGGATGCCGGAGACCGCCGCGAAGGAGGACCCGATCATCCAC of the Sporichthya polymorpha DSM 43042 genome contains:
- a CDS encoding histidine phosphatase family protein, with translation MPTRLRRSTSEAGISDEPKPGGLEVAPQGELVLVRHGLPERGLTGPDRSDPGLSERGRAEARAVADFLAAEHFDAIYSSPLKRAMETAAPFAADRGIEVVPLDGLAEFDKHSDEYLFFEDLQKAGDPRYKACLRGDLSAWNTDYPAFKAEVMEAITEITTKHAGQRVLAFSHGGALNTILGAVLGLDRMWFFYPKHTGICRVAVDHHRNRMRIITLNEFSHLRALD
- a CDS encoding ABC transporter substrate-binding protein; the encoded protein is MSRLTSRQKSTRAAFLAGAVALALVAGCGNRVDHEQVAAVGNGYGPVDAARDNSGAAVAPGAVDPNAGAPGVDPGTVAPGNDTAAPGAQVPGVNPGASTAPGTNAGPGTKPGANAGAKGGTGGTAGTASTACTQQLAPVVLGQTLASSGLVGAAIGGLRTGLAVWAKDINARGGLQCHPVQLIQLDDASDPARVSSNWNQIMKDRGAVAMVGGGVPIAIAALRTAAERDKIPVVGGDVTAIDWVQSPFLFPSGGTPLTSYDGGVVDAAKVTSGSLKAGIFYCVEASICTGLKNNYPKSAERAGAALGPIQAVSLTQPDFTSECQTMKSAGVNILFFGLDGSASIRAARSCASLNYFPTIATGAIAVSAAAAADAGLRRNKTFLGSGVVPYMTTDTPGIKEFHAATKRWAPSSPEDQQTLLGWAAGKLLEAAMEKVSAKARAGNITTEMILDGLWQLKNEKLDGLSPGATFTKGSPAKSIDCYYGLRLDDKGFGAPNGSKPVCYGADKKLENAAAALIDGSSAPAQRSDSKADSSPQLAVLAGGVSARQTAGRRRG
- a CDS encoding ABC transporter permease subunit; translated protein: MSDYSPFIVFGIITGAIYGLSAMGLVLTYKTSGVFNVGHGAVCAAAAYGFYELRQNQGMPWQLAFLIVVFVFGPIAGLILERLAVVLAPVSTAMRIVGTVGLLVAIRAILDLSFGDVGLVFNPFLSQEEAFTLFDATVSVDDLYTFTAGTVAAIALFLFFRMSRLGVAMRGVVDDPQLLSMSGTAPARVRRASWMIGSSFAAVSGILFAQNQSQLDINVLSLLVVQAFGAATIARFTNLPMAFVGGIIVGVLQAVIGKATGSNEQLQGLGLTVPFLVLFVGLLVIPRKKLVEVGRMVRARPPAASILPPQARIGALCVGLAVLLVIPHVVGAKLPGYNVALTQVLLFVSLHLLVRTSGQISLCHFGFAAVGAAGFGHSANNGAPFFLALLIGGLWCIPLALIVSVPAIRLSGLYLALATLGFGIVLSQFAYSKSYMFGGGQLLTRRPDGFEQDKDYYYLLLAMAIAGVLVVLAVERSRLGRLLRAMSDSPLALTTLGTSVNISRVIVFCISGFLAGISGGLYASLFGGVTQDTFNYVQSLLALAVLAIAGSRTITAAFVAPALLYVVPLYFTQENAAAWLQLGFGLGAIFAAAASQGGVDNWLARGAQRNAARAEGPAGRRMRLSLGGTA
- a CDS encoding ABC transporter ATP-binding protein, which gives rise to MLELRGLDAGYGGTQVLRGVDLIVPDGSIVALLGPNGAGKTTLLRAASGLIRPMGGDIVLGGESVLGMPPHDLCARGLCHVPEGRGIFPSLTVRDNLILQSKAGQEKESIERAVSAFPRLGERLAQLAGTMSGGEQQMLALARTYIQKPRFVLLDEVSMGLAPKIVDEIFEFLGRLAAEGSALLLVEQYVTRALDVADYVYLLNRGRVSFAGEVSEVDADAIAAEYVGGGH